A genome region from Schistocerca americana isolate TAMUIC-IGC-003095 chromosome 1, iqSchAmer2.1, whole genome shotgun sequence includes the following:
- the LOC124550443 gene encoding uncharacterized protein LOC124550443: protein MRVRTWLMLATLLVVALWAQVAVPVALFGTKKRKWYKRKKGWRRRDEEEEQEEYPDQDYGDGANATSAALATVRQCAQAQLQVRAPLMLAGAGVAALLHGVA from the coding sequence ATGCGTGTACGAACGTGGCTAATGTTGGCGACACTGCTGGTGGTGGCGTTGTGGGCGCAAGTGGCGGTGCCAGTGGCGTTGTTCGGCACTAAGAAACGCAAGTGGTACAAGCGCAAGAAAGGCTGGCGGCGCCGCGACGAGGAAGAGGAGCAAGAGGAGTACCCGGACCAGGACTACGGCGACGGCGCCAACGCGACCAGTGCTGCGCTCGCCACTGTGCGCCAGTGCGCGCAGGCGCAGCTGCAGGTGCGGGCGCCGCTGATGCTGGCCGGCGCCGGCGTCGCGGCGCTCTTACACGGCGTCGCCTGA